One window from the genome of Helicoverpa zea isolate HzStark_Cry1AcR chromosome 6, ilHelZeax1.1, whole genome shotgun sequence encodes:
- the LOC124631300 gene encoding 23 kDa integral membrane protein-like, translating to MGLSTNCWKYLVLTFNVLFAMSAVVLFGVSGYLIYKLFIYRHFIGVNVEYPAILLLMMAIITCSIAWIGWRTAKSMHQIHVIITGILIILVVVIEFSCFVWAMVVWDNVEIDIKSTIMYYFEQTLQNTDATAVDTIRWDRLQVKFECCGVTGPSDYTSKGQVPFSCCGQGPLDSIHKPYASDCAMLYQRGCGKQLHDYAKQQLLMVAMTALAASILQSTGIFCTFFLAQAIKERRRASIRNSTNIRDSTFANPDDSLLAAPTAPAATLPKY from the exons ATGGGACTCTCAACGAACTGCTGGAAATATCTAGTTTTAACCTTCAATGTATTATTCGCT ATGTCAGCAGTAGTGCTGTTCGGAGTAAGCGGGTATCTTATTTACAAACTGTTTATCTATCGACACTTCATCGGAGTCAATGTGGAATACCCTGCCATACTGCTGCTGATGATGGCAATCATCACATGTTCCATAGCGTGGATCGGATGGAGAACTGCCAAGTCTATGCATCAGATCCATGTCATAATT ACGGGTATCCTGATAATCCTGGTGGTGGTGATCGAGTTCTCCTGCTTCGTGTGGGCGATGGTGGTGTGGGACAATGTGGAGATCGACATCAAGTCCACCATCATGTATTACTTCGAACAGACCCTTCAGAACACGGATGCTACGGCCGTTGATACTATACGATGGGATAGGCTACAGGTTAAG TTCGAATGCTGCGGCGTAACCGGCCCCAGCGATTACACCTCAAAAGGCCAGGTGCCATTTTCCTGCTGCGGCCAGGGACCCCTGGACTCGATCCACAAGCCTTACGCATCAGACTGTGCCATGCTGTACCAGAGGGGCTGCGGGAAGCAGTTGCATGACTACGCGAAACAGCAGCTGCTTATGGTAGCCATGACGGCTTTGGCTGCGTCTATATTGCAG AGCACGGGTATATTCTGCACATTCTTCCTCGCTCAAGCCATCAAGGAGAGACGTCGAGCTTCCATCAGGAATTCAACGAATATCAGAGATTCAACCTTCGCAAATCCAGACGATTCATTATTAGCGGCACCTACGGCCCCAGCAGCGACCTTGCCTAAGTATTAA
- the LOC124631404 gene encoding uncharacterized protein LOC124631404, whose product MTRKSKTSPSKTVSPTTADMLSYTLETNTNESVMSTHCMSLSLVLEGTPPGSGELTLLAIFNGLVVLEGKWNDKAVLESSSLPMILNDAHTQTMITCSPLVLLLRGSGGKASKDPDPFTHPENRAGASVDLFPLLIGETEVIVASQLVLIQSGELTNCWVNVHAVSPDKQELGLVPLVLTMMSAHCLPVPKDGTVYLSAIGLNDIHTPKAINFKMSLSNPSAQKIVFAEVSTAGYAANTAMNVINDDKFIPDDLTPRDKKTCRACYWNAMQRVLVDAELLQQRLATPFMIEVAGVGRGGKTDVRGRYMGLVDARVLLEPGQMGVTVCSKLLLFNETNTPDNIGALLDLPPTSAKASARADADNVVDEFDHPAYVVIRFDLTEPLVPKTKLETLFETMGFPPPENPDIASEHTDSEIVPVQAIVDVNNIRVEGGALAVHKELLGLACKGIVSMNQGIKRTAANRLLMRVRSMLKSFPPGECSYLDWQETVMRQHSASRRAVTASFAPQPPPPRLPDKVAASRCRIAGDTRIADRHIQSNLKVAGNHPRSLIAKALRCLEDRNDLDAKNYLLEALRIQNRNRYLLWIFGGLEFNQEGDGADIAGAALRIAVKGDYSDGTANAIGWAALHAFHHHNGNIYAAFVAAKKMRKAFSLPMDWDKILERWTETSGEEEIYWLPAVIGPDNPMMLAAAFFLCLRCYKFSERLLHCVEEGCASRGSTQLKSMITLDVYYLRAASLLLRRELDSALEMTMDGIIKFGPAPIMSQMRATCLTRIRNWDHECELALRGAEKAGSALCSSLLYTAGLSSFRDDPAMALQRVARAHKATPSPYTALLIGRIYCWLGDEFRAERWIAAAVNVEPLLADGWAMLALMAMYDRQKDKARLMLRTARQVGPVSPDIEEEIKKLMDIVKIEQMPDHLVKNLCLCEYY is encoded by the coding sequence ATGACTCGCAAAAGCAAAACATCTCCATCTAAAACTGTATCTCCAACAACTGCTGACATGCTCAGTTATACATTAGAAACCAATACCAACGAAAGTGTTATGTCGACACATTGCATGAGCCTATCTTTGGTTCTAGAAGGTACCCCACCTGGTTCAGGAGAACTAACTCTATTGGCTATTTTTAATGGACTCGTTGTACTAGAAGGAAAGTGGAATGATAAGGCGGTTTTGGAATCTTCATCCCTTCCCATGATTCTGAATGATGCACATACTCAAACGATGATCACATGCTCACCTCTAGTCTTGTTGCTGCGTGGATCAGGAGGAAAAGCTTCGAAAGATCCAGATCCTTTTACCCATCCTGAAAACCGTGCTGGAGCAAGTGTAGATTTATTTCCACTTTTAATAGGAGAGACGGAAGTAATAGTTGCATCTCAATTAGTTTTAATACAATCAGGAGAATTAACCAACTGTTGGGTAAATGTTCATGCCGTGTCGCCAGACAAGCAAGAACTTGGTCTGGTCCCACTAGTCCTCACTATGATGTCAGCGCATTGTTTACCTGTACCAAAGGACGGTACAGTATACTTGAGTGCCATAGGTTTAAATGATATACACACACCTAAAGCTATAAATTTCAAAATGTCTCTAAGTAACCCTAGTGCCCAAAAGATTGTATTTGCAGAGGTCAGTACAGCCGGTTACGCGGCCAATACGGCAATGAACGTCATCAATGACGACAAGTTTATCCCCGATGACCTAACGCCTAGGGACAAAAAAACCTGTCGTGCTTGCTACTGGAACGCTATGCAACGTGTGTTAGTAGACGCTGAGTTGCTTCAGCAACGACTCGCTACCCCTTTTATGATTGAAGTCGCTGGAGTGGGAAGAGGTGGCAAAACTGACGTTCGGGGACGCTATATGGGGTTAGTTGACGCACGAGTGTTGTTAGAACCAGGCCAGATGGGAGTTACAGTTTGTTCCAAGTTGTTGCTTTTTAACGAAACTAATACCCCTGACAATATCGGTGCACTATTGGACCTTCCCCCTACAAGTGCAAAAGCCAGTGCCCGTGCCGATGCTGACAATGTTGTGGATGAGTTTGATCACCCTGCTTATGTAGTTATAAGATTTGATTTAACAGAGCCTTTGGTTCCTAAAACAAAATTAGAAACTCTCTTCGAAACAATGGGGTTTCCCCCACCTGAAAACCCTGACATCGCGAGTGAACATACAGATTCAGAAATTGTACCGGTTCAGGCTATTGTCGATGTAAATAACATAAGAGTAGAAGGTGGTGCTCTAGCTGTGCACAAAGAACTCCTCGGATTGGCTTGTAAGGGTATTGTTTCAATGAATCAAGGAATTAAACGAACTGCTGCAAATCGTTTGCTAATGCGTGTTAGATCCATGCTCAAAAGCTTCCCCCCGGGAGAATGTTCCTATTTAGACTGGCAGGAAACAGTGATGCGACAACACTCTGCAAGCAGGCGTGCAGTCACGGCATCTTTTGCTCCTCAACCACCACCACCTCGACTTCCTGATAAGGTGGCTGCATCGAGATGTCGAATTGCCGGAGATACAAGAATAGCTGACAGACACATTCAGTCTAATTTAAAAGTGGCGGGAAATCACCCAAGATCGTTAATTGCCAAGGCTTTACGTTGCTTAGAAGATCGTAACGATCTTGATGCAAAAAATTACTTACTCGAAGCTTTGAGGATTCAGAATAGGAATAGATACTTACTTTGGATTTTTGGCGGGTTAGAATTTAATCAAGAAGGTGATGGCGCAGATATAGCGGGTGCAGCCCTACGTATTGCTGTAAAGGGTGATTATTCTGATGGTACGGCAAATGCTATTGGGTGGGCAGCACTGCATGCTTTCCATCATCACAATGGGAATATTTACGCCGCATTTGTAGCTgcaaagaaaatgagaaaagcTTTTTCTTTACCTATGGACTGGGATAAGATTTTAGAGCGATGGACTGAAACAAGCGGAGAGGAAGAAATATATTGGTTGCCTGCAGTTATAGGACCTGATAACCCCATGATGCTTGCTGCTGCATTTTTCCTCTGTCTTCGATGCTACAAATTTTCTGAAAGACTCTTACATTGCGTGGAGGAGGGCTGTGCAAGCCGCGGCAGTACGCAACTTAAATCTATGATTACACTTGATGTGTATTATTTACGCGCAGCCTCACTTCTTCTGAGGCGCGAGCTAGACTCTGCCTTAGAAATGACCATGGATGGAATAATTAAATTCGGGCCTGCTCCTATTATGTCTCAAATGCGAGCAACGTGTTTGACTCGAATTCGAAATTGGGATCACGAATGTGAACTTGCACTGCGGGGTGCTGAAAAGGCTGGATCTGCGCTCTGCTCTTCGCTGTTGTATACAGCAGGATTATCGAGTTTCAGGGATGATCCTGCTATGGCTCTGCAGAGGGTAGCTCGTGCTCACAAGGCGACGCCTTCGCCTTACACAGCTCTGCTGATTGGCCGAATTTACTGTTGGTTGGGTGACGAATTTCGCGCTGAACGTTGGATAGCCGCTGCCGTGAACGTGGAACCTTTGCTGGCAGACGGGTGGGCAATGCTGGCTTTAATGGCGATGTACGACAGGCAAAAGGATAAAGCAAGACTGATGTTGCGAACAGCGAGGCAGGTTGGGCCGGTGAGTCCAGATATAGAAGAAGAGATAAAAAAACTGATGGATATCGTGAAAATAGAGCAAATGCCAGACCACCTCGTCAAGAATCTTTGTCTTTGcgaatattattga